catacaataaggattttAGTCCCAATATCTCTGTATTaggttgagtgacctattttcatacaataaggattttAGTCCCAATATCTCTGTATTaggttgagtgacctattttcatacaataaggattttAGTCCCAATATCTCTGTATTaggttgagtgacctattttcatacaataaggatttaaGTCCCAATATCTCTGTATTAGGTTGattgacctattttcatacaataaggatgtAAGTCCCAATATCTCTGTATTAGGTTGattgacctattttcatacaataaggatttaaGTCCCTgtatctctgtattaggttgagtgacctattttcatacaataaggattttagtcccagtatctctgtattagatttaatgacctattttcatacaataaggattttAGTCCCAATATCTCTGTAATaggttgagtgacctattttcatacaataaggatgtAAGTCCCAATATCTCTGTATTaggttgagtgacctattttcatacaataaggattttAGTCCCaatatctctgtattagattgattgacctattttcatacaataaggatgtAAGTCCCAATATCTCTGTATTAGGTTGattgacctattttcatacaataaggatttaaGTCCctgtatctctgtattagattgagtgacctattttcatacaataaggatttaaGTCCctgtatctctgtattagattgagtgacctattttcatacaataaggattttagtcccagtatctctgtattagatttagtgacctattttcatacaataaggattttAGTCCCaatatctctgtattagatttagtgacctattttcatacaataaggatttaaGTCCCaatatctctgtattagatttagtgacctattttcatacaataaggattttAGTCCCaatatctctgtattagattgagtgacctattttcattcaataagGATTTTAGTCCCAATATCTCTGTATTAGGTTGattgacctattttcatacaataaggatttaagtcccagtatctctgtattaggttgattgacctattttcatacaataaggattttagtcccagtatctctgtattaggttgattgacctattttcatacaataaggatttaaGTCCCAATATCTCTGTATTAGGTTGattgacctattttcatacaataaggatttaaGTCCCAATATCTCTGTATTAGGTTGattgacctattttcatacaataaggatgtAAGTCCCAATATCTCTGTATTAGGTTGattgacctattttcatacaataaggattaaagtcccaatatctctgtattagattgagtgacctattttcatacaataaggattttAGTCCCAATATCTCTGTATTAGGTTGtttgacctattttcatacaataaggattttAGTCCCaatatctctgtattagattgagtgacctattttcatacaataaggattaaagtcccagtatctctgtattaggttgattgacctattttcatacaataaggattgaAGTCCCAATATCTCTGTATTAGGTTGattgacctattttcatacaataaggattaaagtcccagtatctctgtattaggttGATTGACCTatattcatacaataaggattaaagtcccagtatctctgtattagattgagtgacctattttcatacaataaggatttaagtcccagtatctctgtattaggttgattgacctattttcatacaataaggattgaAGTCCCAATATCTCTGTATTaggttgagtgacctattttcatacaataaggatttaaGTCCCTgtatctctgtattaggttgagtgacctattttcatacaataaggatctAAGTCCCAATATCTCTGTATTaggttgagtgacctattttcatacaataaggatttaaGTCCCAATATCTCTGTATTaggttgagtgacctattttcatacaataaggatttaagtcccagtatctctgtattagattgagtgacctattttcatacaataaggatgtaagtcccagtatctctgtattaggttgagtgacctattttcatacaataaggatttaaGTCCCAATATCTCTGTATTaggttgagtgacctattttcatacaataaggatttaaGTCCCAATATCTCTGTATTaggttgagtgacctattttcatacaataaggatttaagtcccagtatctctgtattagattgagtgacctattttcatacaataaggatgtaagtcccagtatctctgtattaggttgattgacctattttcatacaataaggatttaaGTCCCaatatctctgtattagattgagtgacctattttcatacaataaggatttaagtcccagtatctctgtattagattgagtgacctattttcatacaataaggatttaaGTCCCAATATCTCTGTATTAGGTTGattgacctattttcatacaataaggatgtAAGTCCCaatatctctgtattagattgagtgacctattttcatacaataaggatgtaagtcccagtatctctgtattagattgagtgacctattttcatacaataaggatttaaGTCCCAATATCTCTGTATTaggttgagtgacctattttcatacaataaggatttaagtcccagtatctctgtattagattgagtgacctattttcatgcAATAAGGATgtaagtcccagtatctctgtattagattgagtgacctattttcatacaataaggatttaagtcccagtatctctgtattaggttgattgacctattttcatacaataaggatttaaGTCCCAATATCTCTGTAATaggttgagtgacctattttcatacaataaggacaTACATTCTCTAAGTAAAGGTGAGGAACTCATTGAAAGGGTCAAAACACGAGGATGAtgtgaatatgtattttttccagCCTTTTGCCTAGTGACGtagtattataatataatacaaatatgtgaacttaaattttcttttgaaaaataaaggaaattcaaaattaattagtAGTGGTTTGATAGAAATTCGGAAAACTTAACCTAGTTTGCATTATATAACCTTATTCCTGTGTTATGAATTAAATGACCCATTTTCTCTTCTACGAATGATGACAATACCTGGCTGGTACACATGGGGCATGAGTTTTCCATGTACATTTCATCATATTAATGAACAAACGACATACTATTCTAGCCCTGACATGGCAAGTTACTTCGCTTTTGACTTGACATGACTTGACATGATGCTCAATGACCTTTTTAAAATCTCTGTTTTAGACTTAGTGACcttttatatatcataacaaACTGCTCTAAAGGTTATCACGAGGAGTGCAATAGGGCTTAAAACACGaggaaaatgcaaaaatgtaatgtttcaagtattttgcctagtgacctagttgtatagtttatatcaattatttgaactttattATGATTTGTGACCAAAAAGACtattcaaaaatattgtttagtgATTTGAAACTATGTCAGCAGAAATCCAACCTAATTCCTGCGTTATAAATGAAATGACTAATTTTCAAGTTCAATATAAAATCACTTCTGCCTATGAATGATGGcttttttttgttacaaataactGGTTAACATGGGGATAATAATGTTAAGCATGCACTTCTCTGGGTTAGCctcataacttttttttcatcaaatgttatACTGTTATACTTTACCTTTATATAACAAAGGTAAACATCGTTCTAAAGATTAATAACAAGTTTGGTAAAACGGAGATGTCGAGGGAAACAGGGATTTTTCTTGTATTTAACTCAATGACCTAGTTGACCTTCTATGACGGTGACCTTCAACTACAACTagtcttaaaatgaaaaaaaaactaactaTGAAAAGCTAACAATAAGCTTGGTAtagttacaaaaataaaagtttacatatattgaaaatggtCTTGTTGTTAAGCTGTCCACCTCTCGTCTAAGAGGTTAAAGATTCCAGCCCCACCAGTGTTATCTTCTGTTGACATTTCAAACATGACATTATCATTGGTATCTACACAGAAAATGGAGAAAGATAGAGATTTAGTGAAGTTACTTTTCAACCAAGTTTTTTCACAATCAAACAGGACAATATCGCTGGTTTGTTCCAAGTTTTTTCACAATCAAACAGGACCATATCGCTGGTTTGTtccaagtttgataaagatCGGTCAATTTTTCTTGCAAGGTTTTCGCAATCATAAGTTTGTTATCGTGACAAAGACCAACAATTTTATTatgggattttaataaatatttctgaatataATGTACAGATAAAATATGTATCATCAATCGCTAAGTTATTAAACcacattttgataacatttccaaattttaaaagcaatatcaACGCCTTGAACATAAATACTTAATTGACAAATACAGGGACAGGACtatagataaaaacaacaataatcgAACACGCTGTTCAggagtggtattcaatattgatcttaattggATCGGATTGCGTGAAATAAATAACGGACCTTTACCGTGAAACAAGTAAATCCTGTATGACCATAAGGAAGGCTTTAGTTTCATACTGAATACTATTCTAGAAGCAAAAATAACGCATGCCATTGcaatattgtttcatatttccTGTTGGTATGCACCTCaatataaaatagtgtttttaatattgttgtgtTCAAAAGCATTCTCTAGAAAATCGTTTCATATTTCCTGTTGGTATGCACCTCaatataaaatagtgtttttaatattgttgtgtTCAAAAGCATTCTCTAGAAAATCGTTACTTCTAATCTAATGTCGCGATGGTCTacagttttttaattaaaattaatgttataaaagtCACAAATGCTATCTGTTCTTTACAACgtttttagtttgttttgtttcgctTGTGTCTTCATTTGATACATTTCTTCGTGTCGTCACATTTTGCGAATCGGATGACGTCACGATCTTGTCGTTATGGAAACTCCTCTGTGTCATTGGCGTAGGAGAATTGCTTGACATGCTCCAAGAGTCGCTTATCCGTTGctaaggaaataaaaacaaagtagaTTTACGctcaaaataatttgattttaatttattttgggcATAATACATTTATTCTATGGAGTTTTAAAGCAGAATTCCTCACAATTTCCATGAGATAAGAATTTTGGTTAAATCATCTGAacgaaaaataaatcataaacaagTCTATAAGATTTTTGAAGAGCCAATGTATAAAAGCTTATATCAATGGCATGTACACAAGTAGGTTATATGGCCTTGAATAATCGAATGAAATGTTCACAATTACTTGTGAAATTGACCGGTAActgaatgtaataaaaaaatccctgaattgtatatcaaacaaaaacttatttgCTGTTAATAATTTTATCTTAAACTTACATCAACCAAACGCTTCCGGTCTGAAAAAGAGACAACACGAAAATCAAAGCACCGTAGGGCATTAGGGTGAGGATCAAAATggaagtatttaatattttgttaagaaCAGAGTTCAtctgtaattatgtatatataactttttgacattacaaaacattagtatagtatatatatatatatatatatatatatatgctatacTAAAGTTTTGTAATGTCAGTAAGTTCATGCCTTGTTTTAAGTTTGTGTTacagtttaaaaatactaataatGGTTATAGGTACGAGTTATATCTGTTTGAAATTAGAAACAATTTTTAATACACAGTTCATTGAAAACCGGTTTTATTGGGTCcttaagttatatttcaaaagttgACATAGCAAATCAACTGCACTTGTTATTGCATGGAACTTAGTGAAAACATACCTACCTAATGCATATTTAAAGGTGTTCGGCATCTTGCTGTCAATGGCGGCTGTGTATAAAATGGAAATGCCATGgtcaaataacaaatgaaaacttttacaaatcttacaaattcaaaattttCATGCTgctataaaacaatatgaaaacgAAGTGTGAACACATGCATACTGTCTTAACTTGAAACATAGATTAAGAAACTCACTTATATAAAAGCGATTAAATTGTAGTAAAGTAATAgttaaagttaattattatGTAGTTTGACCTATTTATTTcggtaaatacattttacaacccTTTAACCAACTTGGTGTTTAAGATTCTAGTTTAACTTATCATGACTCTGTTTAAATCTTCCGATTTAGCTGagtaaaatcaataacggctaATTGCTGATTTACCCAATTTCCTCTTGTATAAATACTGTCATTCAATTGAACAAAAGCTAATTTCGAACACTAAACTGTTATTATAATTGCCGTTGTCAAATATATTAATCATGATTTGAGTTAACAAACTTAATATAATGATTCTTGATTCTGCACGTCTGCAGAAGCagtattaattatcattttatttatgttgcTACAATACAGTATGTTCGCCACTGagcattttcacttttttacaaTTGGTTTGCTTACGTTTTGCCAGCCTTATTTTCTTTTCATGGTGTTTCATATGGTGGAAAGTTAACATCTGgttaatatatttcttagatTTCGGCTGCAtagctgaaataaataaagaaacaatgcattacatgacattaaaaatgcccaaacaataaaataatcaaaactcaaatttaaattgaaacactgaACTAGAGCTTTTACAGGAGTAATGAAACATGATATTCTCGTTCAATaacatatattgcatatatagCTTATGCAGatgtattttttaacagaaatcgGAAGTGCATTGAGCGATTTTTCAATGTTTCGGGACCTAACAGCGTTTGTATAATATGTCCATCGgctcattatttaaattttcttcaTCTACACATTAAgccttttcaaatgatacctaATTAATATGGGATAACCAGGAATCAAAATTTCCCATTTATGTTCACCGGGCTCTATTTGCAAATTCGTGATATTTCAAGTGTAAACCGTATCAAATCagaataatgttataatatggTATGATTTTGGTACACGAATGAGGCTCTGtcttgtttaattatgttaatcATCTGAAAATAGCTACATACGGGTACTCCTGATTCCACCTTGTTGCATAGACATCACCTTCTTATCGCCTTGGTAACGACGCGGACCTTAAAAAGTTAATCTATATCATAGCAGGTGTATTAAATTGGTAGGAACATGTAATTAAATGGACTTGTCATATACTATTATTCCACTCTGTTGCATCGACACCATCTTTAATCGCCTTGGTAACAGCGCATGCCAAGAAAGGTAAACCAACTCAATGATTTTTTGTagacaaatataatttcaagcGTCTGAATGAAGctcaatatttaaacacatatttgcgacattgaattaattgttgttgtattaCATATGTTTTCTGCTACATAATTAGTATGGATGAGTGTATGcgctaaaacatttttttaaatgttgatgtatttCTGTCTTGTTTTGAGTGATTTGATCAATCTACAGCATTGACTTTTATCGTTTGTCCTCGCATAAGATAAAAAGAACGttaatgaagaaataaagaggttaatgaatacataaattgatatattaattatataagtaGAAAATCATTGTAGAAATAAAGACGTAAATGAATTACCTTACTTGAATGATTAATAAGATAAGAATCATTCAAGAATAAAAAGGTAAAcgaattaatttaattataacagAAAGTGAAAACGagcaaataaattttaaaacaattgttttgatgattatattaccatttttattttaaaaatcaaggaAAATTGTTATCAACATTTCTTACTGAACAGCAAATCGTATTCATCCATGATGTTCAAAAAccacaataacataaaataaaaacacacaagttttaaacgtttataacaaaaaaattaacatatGCACATCGTTGTCAGAAGTCTCATCTATTCATAACATTCAATGCAAATTGAGCCATTTGCGtaatccttttttaaaaagcaaaacgTAATAAGCATTTTCTTTGAAGAATGTCAGCAcgtttcattaataaaattaagttttactcatgcatgtacataagtagcaaatgttttaaaatttaatccaCAATATGTTCACTCGAAATCCCTTTAACAGAAACTGTTGGCCCAAGTCTTTTCAAATACAAGTcgataattttgtatttatcgTCAGCCATATTGTAATACTTTTGGCGTTCGCTGCCACGATAATTCTAATGGAgcgaaattaattaaaaactgGTGATAACACTTTTGCTAAATACAAACACGGCAAACTTTTGAAACGTCAATAGTTTGCTGCTGATAGCTCACAAAAGTGTTTGTTCTAATAACAATGaaagataaatattgaaaagctGTTTGATGGAAGTCAGTTTATTCAGTTTGaataattgataacattgataaaaatacaaacatttcaataccCAGTTTGTGAATATAAGGAAATCTATTGTATACGAGATTGACAACTTTAATGACAAAAGCGCAAGCGCGTTCTTAATTGTGGTTAAACATTGTAAGTATATACctacaataataaatagttttatatattgttgcaCAAAGTCTGTCGACAATATAAATATGGTTTGATGTCAAAAACTCTAGACTaagaatcaaatatttaataaattcattaaaatagtgAGCACTTGTGAATTAAATTcccatttttgtattaaaaatgcaacatatttcttttaatactTGTACTGTATCGTGTATTCATATATACTTGAAGGTAATAATCTACAACAAATACTTCTGAAATGATGGGTAGCATAAGTCTGGTTTCAATATAAGTCATGTCTggtataaataatgaatattcgTTGTAAGAAACTTAGTGTTAATATTTGGAATTTACAAACCAAGTTGATGATCAAAGATAAGCAAACTCCTTTGAAACAAGTTTGATAGATAGTCGAGTCGGGTGGAACTGTACGGAACGAGGTCACATATAAGATCAAGTACTTATTGACGTACGTATAATATGGGTCAGGTCTGACAAATACTTTATACAAGCCTCAGCGTGTCTGCTATGGGACAAGATTTACAGAGTATTTgagttaaaaatacatatatgtgtatgaTATGGGTCATATCTAATATACAGTTAAgccatttcttttataaaacccTGATTACTGGATAGAGACCTCCCTCGCTCTAGCATATCTTCTGCAAGCCTGCCATAAGTAATGATTTACACAATACTAACTCTTCTGTCGTGTAATTTTGTCTTGGAGATAGAAGCAAGCTTCTGTACAAAACGAACTTATTATTAATAtctgtaaatattgtttaattctcTTAGTAGCATGAAGGTATACTGTGTATAAGGTATTGTGAATTCCGGCAACCGAATCTTAAATTACGGAATATATTGCACTTGATATACGTGTTTTAACATCGGGTCtgtattttaataagaaaacaatataccTGTATCTTCCGTGTTTGTCCACCCAGCGGAAAATGGTGTCGCTATTCTGAACGTATTTGATAAGGGGCGAGCACTCTTGTTCTGTTTTGGCCAAACTGAGGTGTCAGCGTAAACTTCTCTTTTTTTGTTATCGGGGATTGGAACGCTTTTAGCCTTTTCTTGGTGTATGTTTTCGTTTGGGACTGCCTCTAGATAATCTTTTTTAGAATCACTTAAGTTGTCGATATTGTCttctgaattatttttaacaaatgttaaagAGGCGCTCTCGGAAAATGTCTCGGACGCCCGAGATTTTAATGTTACACAGTCATCATATGGTGGAATTATATCAACTGAAGAAACATCAAGATTTATGTCTAAATTAAGCATCCAGTTTGGAATATTAGCTGATGGTGCAGACTTTGCGCGTGAGGTTTTATCAATACTTTTTCGGATAGCCTCAATAGTTGAGAGTTCCTGATAATATGACGTCACTTTCTGTTGTTCGTTCTGCTCAGAGCAGGTCTCATGTCGACCGAAATCCTTCACTGCTGAGTCATGACTGTAAGTTGGGTGAAACTGAGGTTCTGTTGCCCGTGACCTCGGAGCATTCTCTGGTGGTATTTTACGTTTGTCTTGCAAACGTTGGCGCTTGTTAGAATTCCGTTCGCGTGCACCAGGATGACGTTCCTTCCGATCAACATTTCGCGGCCTCAATTGGGCGTATACGTCAGAATTTACAAAAAGCATATTCTGTAAATACAAACGTAAAAGAAGTTTGTCATAAGAATTGTCAAAAGAGCAAATAACATAAACACTAAATATCCCCTCGATAGTTTGGCGTATACTTCAGATGTTACAATTagcatattttgttaataaaaatggtatagaagtttttcaaatgaaaggtaaaaatgaCAGACATCATTTACATTATCCACAGGACAAATCAATTTGAGTGCTTTATAGGTCATTATTGCAACTAAAAGGCAACGATATAAAGGACATTCCTCCATTTACACATCAAACTTCGATGGCATAGATGTGacatttgtgaaatatatatttatctcgTTTCCACGACTTAGTGCGACATGGCCACGGCTTTCTACCTAGTTCCTACGATTTAGTAATCTCGTGTCATAATTCAACGATTTACTAACTCGTTCCCACAACATGGTACGTCATGGCCGCGACTTAGAGATTACCAAGTCGTGGGTATGACAAAATTAAGCCATTCTTACTTCTGAGAACTAGTTATTAAGTCATGGCCAAGGGAAAAATCAACCCCTATGCCATCGATCACTTGTTGATCGGATCAGTCGTAAGGTCAAAGctagggggagggggggggggagaattATAGATTGAAAAATTGCCACGGAGTTATTACGCTTTCCAATTACTCCCACTTTATTCACATGTCATTTTGGAAGAATGAATGTGCATCTTCTAGTTTTAGACACTttaataattgtacaaaaatggtgttattttgtataatgaaatgacaaaactgttcacatctgccgtacaattatttttgtgaatAGACAATCTGTcattgttgatttaaaaaagttgaatCAGTATAATTATACTGTCACTCGACAAAATAAAATCTCAAACCCTATGCTGCcgttaaaaagttaaaagtaTGCATTCACCAATTAAACGTGCGAAACGCTTGCGACACTAcaggtttatttattttggaaaattaatacttataacatttaaacattacaacagaaacaaaatacaaaacaaaattcaacatACGTTTATATCGGAAATCCTTATTACCTGCACACTTTGTCAATTATCATTCCGAATTCAATTGGAATTGGTAAAGTTCAGAAGGACGGCTTTAAACCTCAACTCAACTTTATCGATAATCTACTATGGGTagcaatatataaatcacatcTACTTTGTGACGGCGGTTTAATCAAACACATTATAAAAGTGGTAAATCAATAACCTGTTTaggttttaaactaaatatttaaatgcatttactttGTTTGCGGTGTTTTGATAAgctttttatacaaatttaaataacaaatccaACATTGTGGTTGTATGTTATTCAAATTGAATTGATCATGTTCCATTATAGTTGCGTTGCATTTAATGTCTAGGCGTTTTGGGGTTTTTTGAAAACTAAATCATATTAAGCTTAAGCCCTTTACAACCCATATAGgcaaaaattgttatttgatatttaatgtacGAAATAAGAAAAGTTAATCGTAactatcataaaataatttcgATCGCAAGTCACTTTCACCCAAATTCTGTTATACGGGACTTGTATGAATACCTGGTTAAAGAAATGTATATCTTGTTAATCCTAAGCCATGTAACAACCTGTGTATTGCCCTTATGTCGGAGCACCATGTGTGTTTGATTTGGAATATGCCTTTTATATTGTCATGGTGTTGGAGCATCACCAGTGTATTTCCCAGATGTCGTACCATCACATGTATATTGCTCAGGTGTTGGAGCATCTACACTGTAAACCGATGGTGTTGGAGCATCACCTGTGTATTGCCTAGATGTTTGAACATCACTTGTGTATTACCCTGGTGTTGGGGCATCCCTTTTGTATTGCCCTTGTGTTGGAGCATCACttgtgtattgccctggtgttGGAGCATCACttgtgtattgccctggtgttGGAGCATCACCTGTGTAGTGCCCTGGTCTTGGAGCATTacctgtgtattgccctggtgttGGAGCATTACCTGTGTGTTGCCATGGTGTTAAAGCATCACTTGTGTTTTGCCCTGGTGTTGGAGCTTCACCTGTGTATTGCCTAGGTGTTGGAGCATCACttgtgtattgccctggtgttTGAGCATCACTCGTGTATTGCCCTTGTGTTTGAGCATAATCTGTATATTACCCTTGTTTTGGAGCATCTactgtgtattgccctggtgttTGAGTATCAAGTGTGTATTGCCCTGGTATTGGATCATCACCTGTGTATTGTCCTTGTGTTGGAGTATTACTTGTGTATTGCCCTTGTGTTGGAGCATCACCTGTGTATTGCCCTTGTGTTTGAGTACTACCTGTGTATTGCCTTTGTGTTGGAGCATAATCTTTGTGTTGATTGCCCAGGTGGAGTTGGAAAACCCCTTTGTATTGCTCGAGGTTGAAGAATGCCCTATGTATTGTCCTCTTTACAAGGCATCCCCTTGGATCTGTTCTTGTGTCGGAGAAACTAATTTGTATTGCTTGACGTTTGATAAACCCCTGCTTATAGCCCTGATGTTGGAGCATCCCTCATGTGAATCCGATGTGTAGGATAATCTCTGGTGTATTGTCCTGGTGTCGGAATATCCCATGTGTGTTACCATGGTGTCTTTTTCCCATCTGTATCACTATTAAGTCGGGAATCACCTGTTTATTGCCCTGGTGAATGTGCTGAGCTGCCATCTTTTTGTTTGACCTCGGCCATCGGGTGTATATGCGAAACGGCCATCTTGGTGTTTGCCCCGACCATCGGACGAACGTGCGGAACTGCCAATTGTTTGTATGACCTCGGCCATTCGGTGAATGTACAAAACGGCCGCCTGTTTGTACGACCTCGGGTAACGAATAAATATGCGAAACGGCCACCTTTATGTGTATGAACTCAGCCATCTGGTGAATCTGCAAAACGGCCACCTGAGTGTGGGTGATTTCAGCCATCGGCTGAATCTGCAAAGCGACCA
The sequence above is drawn from the Mya arenaria isolate MELC-2E11 chromosome 14, ASM2691426v1 genome and encodes:
- the LOC128218587 gene encoding uncharacterized protein LOC128218587, with product MLFVNSDVYAQLRPRNVDRKERHPGARERNSNKRQRLQDKRKIPPENAPRSRATEPQFHPTYSHDSAVKDFGRHETCSEQNEQQKVTSYYQELSTIEAIRKSIDKTSRAKSAPSANIPNWMLNLDINLDVSSVDIIPPYDDCVTLKSRASETFSESASLTFVKNNSEDNIDNLSDSKKDYLEAVPNENIHQEKAKSVPIPDNKKREVYADTSVWPKQNKSARPLSNTFRIATPFSAGWTNTEDTGPRRYQGDKKVMSMQQGGIRSTPMQPKSKKYINQMLTFHHMKHHEKKIRLAKPAIDSKMPNTFKYALDRKRLVDQRISDSWSMSSNSPTPMTQRSFHNDKIVTSSDSQNVTTRRNVSNEDTSETKQTKNVVKNR